The Calypte anna isolate BGI_N300 chromosome 2, bCalAnn1_v1.p, whole genome shotgun sequence genome includes a window with the following:
- the PHF20L1 gene encoding PHD finger protein 20-like protein 1 isoform X6 — MSKKPPNRPGITFEIGARLEALDYLQKWYPSRIEKIDYEEGKMLVHFERWSHRYDEWIYWDSNRLRPLERPALRKEGLKDDEEFVDFKPGEEVLARWTDCRYYPAKIEAINKEGTFTVQFYDGVIRCLKRMHIKSMPEDAKGQDWIALVKAAAAAAAKNKAGSKPRTSANSNKDKEDRKWLKVPSKKEETSTSTIMQEVQKKEEEPTSSDTFGFPVVDVPKMAFVQTESTLSHKRKSNLGNSFQAKRARLNKITGLLASKAVVADGAEKKEGNKETAPVLEQV, encoded by the exons aTGAGTAAGAAGCCTCCAAATCGTCCTGGAATCACGTTTGAGATTGGTGCTCGTTTGGAGGCACTGGACTATTTACAAAAATG GTATCCATCTCGTATTGAGAAGATAGATTATGAAGAGGGGAAGATGTTGGTCCATTTTGAACGTTGGAGTCATCGCTACGATGAGTGGATTTACTGGGACAGCAATAGGCTGCGACCCTTGGAGCGACCAGCATTAAGGAAAGAGGGATTGAAAGATGATGAAGAATTTGTT GATTTTAAACCTGGAGAAGAAGTCCTGGCTCGTTGGACAGACTGTCGATACTACCCTGCAAAGATTGAAGCAATTAATAAAGAGG GAACATTCACAGTACAGTTCTATGATGGTGTTATTCGATGTCTTAAGAGGATGCATATCAAATCTATGCCAGAGGATGCAAAAGGGCAG gACTGGATAGCTTTGGtcaaagctgctgcagctgcagcagccaagaACAAAGCAGGAAGTAAACCTAGAACCAGCGCAAACAGCAATAAAGATAAAGAGGACAGAAAATGGCTAAAAGTTCcttcaaaaaaggaagaaacttcaACCTCTACAATCATGCAGGAAGtccaaaaaaaggaagaggagccTACGTCTAGTGACACATTTG GATTTCCTGTAGTGGATGTTCCAAAGATGGCCTTTGTGCAGACAGAGAGCACGTTATCACACAAGAGGAAAAGTAATCTAGGCAACTCATTTCAGGCAAAGAGAGCTCGTCTTAACAAGATCACTg gctTATTGGCATCCAAAGCTGTTGTTGCGGATGGtgctgaaaaaaaggagggcaacaaagaaacagctccagtgctggagcaggtaTGA